Sequence from the Muntiacus reevesi chromosome 9, mMunRee1.1, whole genome shotgun sequence genome:
TAAGAGACAAAAATCAAAACACTCTCCAAGTTAGTTCACTCACACTCTCTATGCAGATTCTTCCCAGCATCCTTCAAAGAATGCTGATCACATCAGGTAAACTCAGAAAAGTTTTGGGAGACCCACAAGCATAGAAAAACCTGATAGAAAGAAGGGGGAGATTGATTTCCCCAGAAAGGAAAAATCCCTCAGTAAGTCAGGATGAATTAGAATTCTCCTGTGTAAATAATAGGAGTATCTCTTAATTTTGGTACTAGTTCCTGGAATGCAGCTCTAATTCCAAGGCCTGCGTGTGAGGTCCTTGTTTCTGTAGGGAGACAGTTCCTCTGCCTCACCTGGAAGCCCATGTTGATTCATTGCTAATGTAGAAAGCACAATGAGGCCCCCAGAGAGAACAACCACAAATATTTGAGCACCAGTTACCTACAAACACAGAGACCTACTTCTTAACCCTGATCATCTGTCTCTTGGACCCCCACGATAAAAAGTATAATTTCCCAATGAGATAATAAAGGCAGTATTATGTGCAGAGTAAGTATTAGATTAGCAGTTAGAAGCTTTGTGCTCAGATCTCTGTCCTGCCAGCAGTAAATTCTTCCTGCCTGTGTTTTTTTATTGATAGAATGGGTATATTGGATGGTagaggtggagagaagggaagagggaagTAGAGTGAAATTGAAACTTTTTTTCCAGTTCTCTAATCCTATTGTTTCCTACCTAAATGGttaaactttcattttaattgttttctaacattattgaagtataattgacaaataaaaactgtatatatttaaagtgtgaaatgattcagttcagtcgctcagtcatagccactctttgcgacctcatgaatcacagcacgccaggcctccctgtccatcaccaactcccagagtttactcaaactcacgtccatcgaatcagtgatgccatccagccatctcatcctctgtcctccccttctcctcctgcccccagtccctcccagcatcagggtcttttccagtgagtcaacacttctcatgaggtggccaaagtattggagtttcagcttcatcatcagtccttccaatgaacacccaggactgatctccttcaggatggactggttggatcttcttgctgtccaagggactctcaagagtcttctccaacaccacagttcaaaagcatcaattcttcagcgttcagctttctttatagtccaattctcacatccatacatgaccactggaaaaaccatagccttgactagacagacctttgttggcaaagtaatgtctctgcattttaatatactgtctaggttggtcataattttccttccaaggaataagcgtcttttaatttcatggctgcaatcaccatctgcagtgattaccACAGTCTAATTAATACATTCACCCTGTCCCATTGTTACCTTTTTGTGTAtgatgagaacacttaagatctattctcttaagcAATTTTTGAATAGACAATCTAGTATTATTAactccctggtaaagaatccgcctgcaatgcaggagaccccagtttgattcctgggttgggaaggtcccctggagaagggatgggctacccactttagtattcatgggcttccctggtggctcagatgataaagagtctgcctgcaatatgggagacctgggttcagtccctgggttgtgaagatcccttggaggaaggcatggcaacccactcctgtattcttgcctggagaatccccatgggcagaggagcctggtgggctacagtccatgggtcgcaaagagttggattaggactgagcgactaaccacattattaactacagtcaccatgctgtacattggATCCCCAGAATTTACTCATCTTATAATGAACTGTTACACCTAAAAACAGTTAATGTGAACAGTGAGGCACATCTATTAGAGGGGCCAGGGTGTAAAACACTGACCACAGCAGATCCCAGTGAGGGTGTGGAGCTCCTAGagtctcattcactgctggtgagaatgtaaattggtacagactgtttggcagttccttaaaaaacgaAACGTACCCTCACCATAGATTCAACAATTGCATTCCTTGATTTCATTACCCAATTGAGTTGAAAACTTAGGTCcatacaaaaacctgcacatggatgtttatagcacctttattcataattgcccaaacttggaagcaactgAGATGCCTCTttgtaggtgaatggataaataaatggtgGTACCTCCAGAGAATGGAGAAATGAGGTGTCAATCCATGAAAAGACGTGAAGGAAACTGCATATtgctgagtgaaggaagtcacTTTGGCAAGGCTAAGTACAGTTATCATTCCAACGAcatattttggaaaaggcaaactaAGGAGATAATCAAAAGGACAGTGACTGCCAGGGGttaagtggggaggagggaggcatgaataggtggagcacagGATTTTTAGGGCAACCAGTATGATACTATAGCGATGGATACACATCATATGTTTTGTCAAGCCCCATAGAATATACAGCACCCAGAGGGAACCTaaatgtaaattatggactttgggtgatcaTGATGACATCAATTGCAACACATGGAGTTGTTGGAGATGTTAATAGTGAGGGAGGTTGTTTAGGGTCGTGGCTGGGGGTGTCAGTAGGCTATataggaactctactcaattttgctgtgaatctaaaactaaaatacaaattttttttaaaggatgatgTGAATCTTAAGTAGTAATTTCCTTCTTCTCATGAACATGTGTCCCAAAACTTCAGCTAGACATGTGGTGGTAGCAGTTCTTGAAATATAGATACTCAGACCTTACAGTAAGGCAGATACTAACAGAGCATCTAAATCCCCCTCCAGCTCTGACATCAGCCTGGGAGAGGCAGAGAACACATTGTCATAAACATGAGTCAAAGGCCAAGCGTACATTGGAGAAATTATTTAACCACATATCACACCCCCAGACTGGGAAATGGGAATACTTATCTCCCAAGGTCAGTAGGGCAGTTAGAGGAGAAATGTGTATGATAGTGTATGCAGATGCCATCTAGAAGAGAGACAGATGGGTATtaattcagccactgtttactGGCATCCTGGCTAGGTCCTGGAAGTATAAACCATGTACTTGGAGTCTGGCAGAACTTCTGATGACAGTGTCAAGCAATCATTGCTGAAATGGCCTTTCAAATAAGGGACATACTTAAGGGTCCCTAAGTCAATTGGGGACTATTCCTTGGTAAAAGCAGACTTGAACTAAATCTTCAAAAAGGGCAGAGAGGCTGTGCCCAGAGACAGAACCTTCAACATTCCAGTGACTGATGTAATCCACTTTTATTCAGGTCATTCTGATAGTGGCTTTGGTGAGATCACCCTTGTAAGGTTGTTATGCAGATAAGATCATCCAAGTGAAATACTTGGCTCACTGCAGGacaggtgaaagtgaagttgctcagtcatgtctgactctttgcaaccccatggactaatgtagcccatcaggctcctccatccatgggattctccaggcaagaatactggagtgggttgccatttccttctccaggggatcttaccaacccagggatcgaacccaggtctcccgcattgcaggcagacgctttaacctctgaaccaccaggacaAGTAGTATGTGATTAATTGGTAGCAGTTATTAATAAATGACTAATTTATTAATGAATAATTAGGACAAAATTAATCTGCCCTCCTCAAGCTGTTAGGCTTCCCAAATTAATATTCTGGTGGCTTTAATGCCTTCCTAGTTCCAGTGTCTGATTATTATTACGTAAGGCAGTAACTTGTCCTATTCAACAGTATTTTTAGTACAGTTTTAGAAGCAGCCTCTTAAATGCTTATGACCCAAACAAGCAGAATCACTGAAACAATTGTTCTGGCCTTTTCCACTTGACCAGACTTCATTAAAATCCAGGCCAGCACCTCATCTCTGAAGGGGAGTACAGAACAGTTATAACCTGCAGTTATTAACTTAGGGGTTTTTGTTCTGAGCTGTGAGTGCAGTTGGATAAATTAGTTACAAGCCTTATGTAAAAAAATAGGCATctgtatttttcatctttccaacacagaagaaaagaaagggatgCCAGGGCAAGCACCAGCCTTCTATCGATATGTCTGTGTGTCCCTAGCATCTAGCACATACTGTAACTTTTGAAGAGGAAAATCTAAGATAATTCTTCTCtctcaacactttttttttccacttaacatagtttatgtaattatatatgcCAGTATAAGATACTTGGCATATATACTTTTggcctttattttcctttgttgtgcaaaaattAGAACCACAACTGCATGTTCTTTTGGAAAGTTTTTCCTGTGTTACTGAATAGTCTAATGATCTTTAAAGGAAGTTAaagtattttggaaataaattcatccagtgactttattttaaatctcaatccacatataaatataataaatatataaatgaaagatAGTCTTCTGTGAAGGTAACACTGTTAAATTCCTTGGAAATTCTTCCCAgagaaaattaatgtatttaGCCCCACACATATGATTTATACAAGTGGACCACATTCTACATATTGCTCTGCATCTAGGCTTTTTTTCTCTTGAGATGGAATTCACATATCTCAGTTCCAAAGTtcaatttaaagtgtataattcagtggtctttagtatattcacaagtcTGTATAACTATCACTACTGTCTAATTTCATAACATTGTTATGGTCCCAGAAGGAAGCCCCATACCTATTAGCAGTCACTGCCCATTCCTCCTTCCCACACACCCTGGCAgctactaatctactttctgtctccatggatttgCTTGTTCTGAATATTAACTGAACCATAAAATGTTGTGGTCCTCTGTGATCGGCTCCTGTCACTGAGCATGAAGTTCTTAAGATTCACCCATGTTATTGGATATATCACAgtactttttccctttttatggccaaataatattccattaggtggatataccacattttatttatccattcatcagttaatggacatctgggttgtttccactttttagctgttttgaataatgctgctatgatcaTTGGTATATAAGCTTTTGTGTGAACatagttttcagttctcttgggtgaTGTAtttacctagaagtagaattactaGGTCATATGGAAGctatttttaaccttttgaggaaatACTAGACTTTTCCGAGATACCTGCACCGTTTTACCTTTCCACAAGCAATATATGAGGGTTCTAATATTCCATGACactaattatttttcagtttcttgattACAGCCACCCTAGTTGGTATGAATTGatgttcactgtggttttgatttgtattttcttaatgactaatgatattgagcatcttttcatgcacttATTGGTCACTTGTATATCTTTGAAGTATCtatatcctttgcccattttttttttttaattttttaaagtgttcctTATTTGAAGcactaaagtttttaattttgatgaagtccaatttatctattttttctgcatttttttttaaagaaactaaaactTCCCATGTCAACACACATAGTCCCATGACATTCCTTATCTGCATGGAACTTTGTTGTGGGGAACCTCTACCATAATTTAttcagatgcttttttttttgttaacagGCTGTCTTTTAGTTTCTTGCTGCTACAGATAGTGCAGTGACCATTCTTGAGCATGTATCTTAAGCCTTTTTTCAAGTCATTCAGAGAGGAaagcctagaagtgggattgccaAATCAAAGAGGGCATTTAAAAATCTTGGTAAATCTCGAACATTAATATGATTGTCTGTTGCCTCCTATGCACACACGGCTGTTCTGGCTCTGCTGAGACTCTGGCTTTATGGAGAGGTTCCATTCAGAGCTGGCTCCTGCATCTTTTTAGCCAGATAGGAGAATTCAAAGACAAGTATAGAGCTTTACCTGCTTGATTGCTTacccttgtatgtgtgtgttttcccacAGTGCCGCTAAAATTTTACCACCAGTGTTGGAGGTTTCAAGATTGCAATTTTGAGATCATTGCAAGAAGCTTAGGGGAGAAGGAGCTCCAGTATCACTGCTGCCAGAAGAACCTGTGTAACAAAAGTGATAGGACCAGGATATCCGAGAAGACACCACTGCTGGTCACTCTGTTGCTAGTGGCAGTCTGCCACTTTTATCTCTAAATCTATGCCAGGAGGGCTTCTCCTGAATGTCCTGTTTCTATATATTCCTTCCTTCATGTGATGCTATGTTCCAAAGGCTTTTTGTTTTCCAACTGGATCCTGTTGGTAAAGACTAAAACTAGCTTGAGCAACGTGAATAATAGAGGAACTCAGAAAGACTCTGAAGACCAGTCCTGCTGGCAGAGAAGACCTGTTTGAGTTGAAAAAGGTTAAGAGTGAACCGCATGTAATTTGAGTGAGTTGACATGCTTCTTACTCTGCACTCCGTGGGGCCAGCTTTGCAGGGACAGCTTGAGTAGCTACTCTGCAATTCTCAGACGTTTCCCTCTGGTTCCTTGGATGTAATTAGCGTGATCAGTACTTTTCTGGGGTAGCTGGGGCAAGGGTCTCCTCTTCAACAGTCTCTCAGAAGGAATGCTTTATGCTCGCCTTTCATGGCGCCTGTATGCAGGTAGGCATGATGCATCTTTCAGATGTCGGCTGTCAGTCAGGGACAATGATATTCTTAAAGAAGAGTAGTAGGAATGACTGTTGTATTCTCAGCTGCCTGGGAAGGAGGTAAGCTTTCCAGATGGCAGAGCATGGAAACACAAGGTTTGTCTTTCAAGAGGTACCAGTGGCTCAAATCTGTTTTCCTCTGTCCCTCAATTTTGTATTGGCTTTGCTGTCTTTTGCTAGAAAAACTTAGTAGCATAAATGAACAGCGTGTTAAAACTCTCCCTTCCACTGCCTACCTTTTCTATTGACATGGTAGGCTGTCTTGGCTTTGTCACACACagttaaaaactaaacatttgaATATTCTGTGTTACATATGACTTGCAGTTATTAAGTATGCTTATTTTAACTGTTACGAACACTcttcatgtgtgtatgtataatgaGTGACTGGAACAGGAGGGACCTTTGGGGTTAGGATTTGAAAGTTCCAAATGTCATCATGAACAGTAACAGGTCTGCAGGGATGTGTTTTACCGGCCGACACACAGCCAGTAGGCTCCTAGCTGAGTCAGCACAGATTGTGTAAAATACATTTGTAAGGGCTATTAGCATCATCACAAATGCTGAGGCTTCCAAAAGCATTACCAGTTTGCTAAAAAGTGCCCACCTTTTCAGGAGGAcaaaattttgccttttttcttgtgGGTACTGGTGAATAAGATTCAGTAGACTTAATGACATTTGTATGCTTACAATCTTGGCTGTTTGTAACAGCATAGCCTGACTTTTACAGATAAGGGtgaaatttcttgatttttttttttaaatctttgtttttgTGATGTGCTGGACAGACTGAAATTAATCCTgccttttttctgaaaataaaatctcatcAAATGCACGAGTGTGGTTATTGGCCCAAAAGGATAGCAACATATGCAACACGTCCAATGGTAGCAACTGAAAGAAGAGATCTTAGTACCAGGTTTCTCCTGTGGTTGGTATTACTTGGACATGAAGACAGAGGCTTCCTCATCCCAGCCTAGCATTACTTTGGGGCTTTGTGTTCCTTGCCGATTCGGTGCTTTTCCTTAcatctttaatattcttttcaaagACAGAGTGCAACTCGGTGTGACTCTTTCCTCGGTAGGACTTTTTCTGCCTGAGGAAGTACTGACCATTCCACAGCAAAGCAGCTCATTTCATATAGTGCCTTTTAGTTCTAAGGAACAAGAACAAACTTTGACCGACTTAGGCAGGAAATGAATTTTGGGGAACTTTGAAGAGGAATCCAACCAGACTGAAAAAAGCCAGGaattgggggaattccctggtggtctagtggttaggattcagcactttcactgtcGTGGCCCAAGTTCagtcccaggttggggaactgagaccctGCACACcatacagtgtggccaaaaataatttttttttttaattaagaaaaaagccAGGAGTTGGGAAGTTCCAGAATTCTCTTTCTAGATTTAGACACCAGGGTGAGACACTGTGCTTGCTCTCctgggtcttctgcccactttggGGCCAGAGTGGATTGAGAAGGGGGTCATTCTCTAAAGCAGAATCTGCTAAAAGGGAGCTAGGGAGAGCACTGCTGGGAGTCAGAATCAGCAGGGGTTGTATAGTCTTAAAGTTTTGAGGTTTCTTTCTGCAGATAGTTGCTATGACTCATGCCGTAGGCTAAGGGTTTGATGTCTGGACCCAAAGGCAagaatatagggacttccctggtggtccagtggttaagactctacactttcaatgcaggttccatccctgttcatggaactaagatcccacgtgctatgtGTTACAACACCCCACCCCTCACCAACAGGCAATGCTACAGAGGCCAGATGAGTTGGAGAGTCACTAGTCTTGGGTTCATTAGTGGGTGGTGATAACCccattgggggcttcccttgtgactcagatggtaaagactctgtctgcaatgcaggagacccgggttggatccctgcttcaggaagatcccctggagaagactgACTGTGGAGAAGGGAGCTTCTTTTCCGTGATCAGCTTCCCGGGGGCTGCTGCTCTTCCCACCCTTGCTGCTATGGGCCATATGCAGATTGGTCAGCCCCTGCATGCTGACCCTGTATGTGAGCACTGTTGGCTTGTAATGGTGCTGTGACCAGAAGTGGAACTCAGCATAACGCATAAACTCTACTAGGGTAGATAAATGGCACCTGGCtctaaataaatttttgaataGGGAGCATATTGGGTGACAACTTGAgggcttactgtgtgccaggcaccagtCTAGGCACTGTATGTATATGAGTTCATTTTTCTCAGTAACTGTGCAtagtattggggcttcccaggtggcgctagtggtaaagaacctgcctgccaatgcaggagacgcaggatgcagattctatccctgggtccggaagatcccccggaggaggagagCATGGTGAACTACAGGccgtagggtcacagagagtcggagaggattgaggtgacttagcacagcacgtGCATAGTACTGTCTGTACCCAAACCCATCAGAGTGTTTATAAACGACCGTCCTTGTCCATTTCACTGAGTGGGGCAGCCTG
This genomic interval carries:
- the CD59 gene encoding CD59 glycoprotein, with amino-acid sequence MASKGGYILLGLLFFLAVLCQLGHSLQCYSCVNQVDCTTAINCSHNQDACLYAKAVPLKFYHQCWRFQDCNFEIIARSLGEKELQYHCCQKNLCNKSDRTRISEKTPLLVTLLLVAVCHFYL